cTTTGGGCAGTCGCTTCTTCCGCGGGAGGCCATGTCGGTACGTTAGGGCCATGGACGGGTCGAACTCGTCGCTGGAGCATTTTCTTGCTCGCTCGAATCGCGCTGGCGGATCCGTCCGGCGAGGCTCGCCGGATCGAGGACTGACTGCCTCTCGCCGGCGGTGGACATACGATGCCGCCTGACACAAGCCTTACGGGTTTTCCCATGTCGtttctcgtcgtcctgcccATTAGCCAACTCTATTGACCCTCGACAGCACGCGCGTGTTGGACGTCTAAGCGCGGCACAATCGACACGGTTTGTCTCGGGGGGATGACAGACGTCTGGCCCGACCGCGCGCGGACGTCGGCTGCCCtgagcacgacgccgcggtgATGGAAAAGAAGGCAGACGATGGAATCGGCCGCCCAGAATAGCTGCgagcgtcgaggtcgagggtCTCATCGTGAATGGATATCTCACGGCCATGACTCGGACAGGAGGCGCCAGGTACGTCTGTAGGCTACTTAGTAGGCGGGCAGCTGTCCCTTGGTGCCAATGCTGCGCTTTGGCCCACCTcggtcgtggtggcggcccaGCCGCCAAGCCAAGCTTCGTTGACAAGGCAGTCATCAATGTCAGCGTGCCGCCTTTGACAAACTGCCAATGTGCCGGGCTCCTCCTGTTGGTGGGCCTCGACCTGACCCAGAGCCCGTCCAGGGGATATTCCCCCAGCACAAGGTTCAACGCTGACAGGACAGCTGCCTTGGCATGGTGACCGGTAGCAGACTTGGCTGGAGTGGTGGAAATCAGTCGAGGCACGGCCGCAGCCCAGATTTGAtatgcgtgtgtgtgagagtCGGACACCTGGCCCGCACAAAGGACTACATACAATGGGTGAATGATGCAGCCTCCTTGGCTCCGCACGCTCGACGCTCCTGAAGTAGGTACGCATGTTCCGTTCCTggattgctgctgcttgcgTAGAAGGGCTCGTGAGAACTCATGCGGATGGACATCATGCTTCACAGCCATGAATGGAAAGTTATGCGGTGACATGCCCGGCCATCATGCAGATCATGTCCCTGAACCCATGGCAGCAGACTGGTAGGGGTTCCTTTACCTCCAGTACATCGAGTTACACCGAGATCGAGCACACACTTTGTATAACTCCGTCGAATCAGCGCGCAATGTGGCCTCTAGGTCAAAGGGACGTCACAGTTGGTGCGAGAGCGACAGTCATCTATCCAAGGCGCGATTGGTGGTCTTGTTATCCGAACCAGGCTCCGAAACCAGGGACTCGGAGCGGTCGGGAGGCGCTGCGAGGCACGAACTGCTGGAGGCTTGGGGTACTTAGCCGAGGAGACATCTCGATGGCCTTTTGACTCGATGTGGATAAGCGGATCAGGTAAACTTGCACCCGTTCGCCATGGACCTACAACGTGCAATCCAAGATTGCCAGGCTAATCGTGGTACCAGCTGTGGCCAGCTGGGGCATGCTCACCTCACGGGCAACAGCAGGGGACATGTCGCTTGGATCGTTGGTGGCCAGTGCCCCTGGAGGAAGCTCTCTGGTTGGCGTGTCGGTGGGATCTGGGAGGCAGCTTGAGGGGCCTGGTCTGCACAGTGGGGGGAAACCTTGTTCATATCGTCATTACCACACCGCGTTCTGTGTTACAGGCCCTCTTCGTACTTTGTGCTTTACCCGCTTGTTGACGTCACCTCGGCTGAACAGAGCGACATCTTCTACTCCAGATGCAATCAAAGAGAGGCGATGATGCGGAGCTTGGCTGGTGGTCCCTGTTCGTACCGGTTGATATAATGATGATGCTGCTTCGTCTCCGGTTGCGGGGGGGACAGCCAGCTTTGGGGGTGGTGCCGGCTGGGTCTGTAGGTTTGGGGAGTCTTCTTGCCGACCAGTCCGTGTCTGCGTTTGCTGATCGGGGAGCCTCGAGGCAGGACCCGATGAGAGAAGAGATCGCCAGCCCCAGGTGCAAAGGGGCAAGTAACGTGTCGCCCGAGAGGTGGTCGCGGAGTCGTCACTGTGGCCGTCCAAATAAGGTGTCCTCGCGAGGGTCGGGTGTGCCGCGTTGTGTCCTCCGTACCGCGCCTGCggacagcacagcacagcacagcacagcacgagGGCGGAGACGAGGTTGCGCAGTGCCCAGGTCTGAGGTGTGACAACGGTGCCTTGTTGGGGACGGCAATGAATGCACGACCATGTTTGGCAACGCCACGACAACGTGAAATGAGTGTCAGTGGCTCGTGCGCGTAACCCGCGAGCCAGTTTCCAGGTACGTAGCTTGCGCGCTCGCGGTTACAACCCTACCGTACTTGCCTTTATTAGTGGTGCCTGTCCTTTCCTTCCATCATAAGCAAACCTACCCAGGTGGCCCGAGATGGCCCTTGAGTATTATTAGTAGGGAATGCACGACCGTGGATTTGGTTGGCCCGCACCTTCCTCGCGACGCCAGACACCGTGTGCACTGGGCCGCGCTGATGAGCATGGACGGGCCTCGTTTGTTGGCAAAAGGGTGGCCATCGTTGTGCCGCTTCCACCTCTTGCTGCCGCGTCATTTGGGCTCGCAGCTGTCGCCTGTctgtatatatatattgTATCGATGCCACTCCTCGCAATGACCAGGAACACGCCTCGCAAAACTCACGAGGCAGCGACCCATCGGCCCTCGCAGTGCCCGGTTACTCTCGTCTCGATACCCTGACTTGTCGAGACCGACCACAAGGTGCTCCCAGCGACACCTCATCGTTACGTTACTGCTCAGCCCGATCACCGCCTCGGGGCGCATCCCGCGGTGCCCACCTCGGGCGTGACGAGCCTGCGTTACTGGTGCCCTGCGCGCGCGGTGCTCTTGTCGGCGGATCCTTGCTCGGCTGGGTTGGCAGATCGGTACGATACATACGTTCTTCGGGTGTCTTGGTCACGCCCCCGTCAACCATACCGCCTTGTCCTCTCGCCTTCAAGGCCTTGACCGCACCGCGTCCGTGGACTGCCTTggagcacgcacgcacgcacgcacgcacgcacacacgtcTAAGCATCATCGCCAGCATCTACGTAGCATAacgctgtcgacggcggcgccacatCGCGGCCCTCTGCAcgacgtacgtacgtacgcactCAACTGTCTTGTTGTCCAGCCCACCCACGCCGTCATCACCCTTTTCCCGGCGCCCCCTGGCTGGCGCGATCAATGGTTCAAGACCCGCCCTGACTCGCCTGCGTGTCGAACATCATCGAGGACAAGCATCTGGCACGGCACCCACCCCGGATCGTGGGGGCCCTTGCCATCTTGCGCTGCGCAGCCGTCCAtgctcgaggctggcggcggcgccgcgtgCGTCTGTCTGGTGCCACCAAGATTTGCCTTCGCGCAgaacggcgtcatcgccagTACCAGGCCCAACCGACTTACACCGTCATCTGCGAGGGCTGCAGCCATTGCCGGCTAGTGGCAGCCAACACGCAGCGACCCCGACAGAccctggcctgcctggacGTGGACTCATACTGCGCTGCAAGCCGGAAGAGTCATTGAGGACACCGTGCCAATCAGGcttccgcccgccgcacctACGCCTGTCCTTGTGGTTGCGCACAAGTCAGCACGCGAGGGCGCATCCATACAAGGCCGACCGACATTTGGATTCAGACGggagcaccaccagcagaGTGATTTGTGCAAAGGCTGGCGGTACAGCAGTTGAATACAAGATAAaggccgcctcgtccccgtGCGTGCCGAGCACACCGTGatgccctgctgctggtcttcgcacacgacacgacacgtTGCGCGCCCTGCCGTCTGCTTCTGTTCTGTTTGCTCCGCAGTACGGTACTGTACGGTttggtacagtatacagtacCGTACAGCACCACAGTCGAGTGTGCCTGGGCTGCCAGTCGTCTTGGCCTGACTCTTTCGTAAGGCCTAGCCGTCATTGCCTTGCCCCCGAATCTAATCCCGCGAATCCGCGAGTCGACGACCAGGCGTGGCCCCCGGTCCCTCGGCCCAAGTGGTCCAAGGGTAGAGACGAACGTGCGCGCCCGACCGAGTACGACGACGTCAAACGCTTGTttcaccaccgccgtcagCACCACGGGTGCTTCTGCCCGCCGTTGTTGCATATATTATTGAGGAAGGAATAAGGAACGTTGGCACGGGAGGATGCTCAGGTGGTTTCagcaccgcgacgccgacgacgccgcggccaggagcgacgacagcggccaGCGTCAGCACCAACGCAAAGGGCGCCAGGGCCCTGGCCGCACCGATTCCAGCAGCCTGGACACGTCctcggggggcggcggcttgacAGGTCCCAAGCGGACGCCAACCTCAtcaacctcgccctcgagcgccgaCAGTGCCGCCACCGGCCCCAGTGGCAGCACCAATAATAATAAGCTGGCCCGGCTAGGCCCCAGTGCtggcgccaccgcctccagCGGCCAGTCCCAGTCCGGCAACAGCGCCAGCGACCTCGCTGCCTGGGGCGGACCGTCCACCAGGCCGACTCCAtccgcagccaccaccagcccctCCACCGGCGCCAGTGCCAGTGCCAGTGCCAATGACAGCAGCGTCAGTGTCAGTGCCTTGactgccgtcgccagcgccagtcgcagcgcctgcgccagcagcggcaccaccacatgcaccaccaccaccacacctaccactgccgccgccgccgccgccgccgcttacTCGTACTCTGCATCTACTACTCCCGCTTCTGCCCACGCAGACTCTCCCGCATCCCTCATCAACTCAACTGCGTCCTTGAcccagtcgccgtcgccccaacccgccacgccccccgATCTCTTCTTCCCACGAACCTCCAAGAGCGCGAGCACCAcggccaccgtcaccgcGACAGCAACCCACTCGTCGCGGCCCCTCTCCATCGTCACACCGCCGTGCGAcgagccctcgtcgtcatacaccaccgccgcccaaaCCTTTGCCTtcaccgacgccgacctcgccgatTGCGAtcccgacgtcgacatgaccaccggcgccctcgacgccagcggcatGGGCCGCAGCCGGCAAGACTCCTTCGTGAGCGCCGGGCCCAAACCCATCTCCATGAACAACCAGAACCGCGACAACGTGAACCGAAACCGAAGAGAGTCCCTAGCCGGCAGTCTGATGGGTGGTGGCATGAGCTGGGGCGGTATGTCCTTTGGCAGCTTCGTTAGAGACGAGTGAGTCCATCCCCATTTTCTGCactcggcgccctcgcccaacGTCTTTTTGTCCCTTGCGTTTGGTCCGGCGCCGTCTCTTGTCCCGCCTGCCGTCTTATCGATTTCGGCCGACAGGCCAGACATTTGGGCTGCGGCGGTCCAAGGCCGCCCCGCGCTGGCGCCCCTCACGACACCTTgaccggcgacgagccgtggccgtcggggACGGCACAGCGTCGCAGCGAGCCGTTGCATACGCCCGCGCTGGCCTGTTTCGAACGAGCATGTGTCCGCTGACTACTTGTTCCTGTCGCAGCATCATGATGCAAGGCACCTCGCCTTCGCCATTCGGCAATCCtcagtcgtcgtcgtttcaCTCGTCGTCGTATCTGCCAAAGCTCGAGGCCAGCTTCATGCGAGACTTCACCTGCTGTGGCAAGATCCTGCCTAACCTGCATGACCTGCTGCAACATTACGAAGAGGCACACACTCAAGCGAGCCCAAACAGCTCCCGCAACAACAACTTCAGTCAGTTCGGCCAAGTCGGCATGCAGCCTGGCTCGGCGATGGGTAGTTCGCGCACCACCCCGACACCCGGCCAAATCAACACAGGGTGCGCCGGGCATGCGCCCGCTGCCGGGTCTGGCTTCCAGCTGCCCGGAGCGCCCAACGCCATgggcaacggcggccagATGAACCCCACGCTGGCAACCAACATgaacgacgacatggacgccgtggccgacatGGAGATGGACGATGCCATCGGCACTATGGAGCTCGATGACGGCAACCGGATGCACCACGCCCGCATGTTTGGCCAGCAACAGCGACCCCAGCTCGACATGAACACTTCTGGCCTTACCCAGGGCCTCCGTACCTCTCAGCCTCCCACCCCTGCCGCCGTCAGCTTCGGCCTGCAGAACAACCCTACGGTCTCGTCCGTCAACACACCAACCCTGGCGACCCAACAGCAGCTGCCCCAACAAGGCCAGCAGCCCAccgggatggatggcatggatgaAGACCTGCCTGGCATGCCCATGGGCGGTAACAGTGGAGGAGACATTGGTGACGGCACGTTCTCGAATGGTAACAATGACTCCAACTTTTGCATCAACGACCCCGGAAAGCATCTTTTCAGTCCCAATGGCGCCTTCCCGCCTGGAAACCGCACGATTCAGCAGCAACTCGCAGCCCTCGGCTTGCAGCAGGGCCAGTTTGCCGACCCCGAAGCCAACAAGGTGCTGCTACAGCGCCTCCAgaccatgatgatgcccgAAGAGCACAAGCCTTTCAAGTGCCCTGTAATTGGTTGCGAGAAGGCGTACAAGAACCAGAACGGCCTCAAGTAAGTTTCAGCTGCTGCGCACCGCTGATGAGCCTCATTGACTGACCGCTCGCAGATATCACAAAGCACACGGCCACCAGACACAACAACTACACGAGAACGGAGATGGCACCTTTTCGATTGTGAACCCGGAGACTAGTGCTCCGTATCCGGGAACCCTCGGAatggagaaggagaagccgTTCAATTGCGAGACTTGCGGCAAGCGATATAAGAACCTCAACGGCTTGAAATACGTGAGTGCTTTAAGCTCGCCCACAAAACGTTGCGCCGGAGGCTAACAAGCACCGTAGCACAAGGCTCACTCCCTGCCTTGCAATCCGGAGTTCAAGATGCaagcgctcgccgccgggctgaCCTTGCCCAGTTTGCCAGGGGTTAACCCCGGTGGCGCCACGGAGGACCAAGCGATGCAACAATAGTAAGCCGATGGCTGGCATGGATGCCTCGACTCACTCATGGATCATGGACTACAACGACCGCTGTATAGCGACTTGACCAGCTGGGATTTTTGGAGCGGCTTTGGCACAGCCCCAACGAGCTCCCGAAGGCAGCACCTCGTTTCATGCTGGAGTCAATCCAAGTGTTTCACTACCTATGGTCGGCCTCCTCTCATTCTTCGCCAGCTGGTAGGCTCATGGCGCATCGCGACGGCGTTCTTGCTTCTGATATCCTGGACACGTTGGAGACCTTTTGAGTGGTTTCATTAAAACGTGGTGGCGCCTGCCTTGGCCGAGTCTTTCCGGCACGACGATGTCTTCTGGCACCGGTTCTCTACGAGTATATATCACAACTCTTCTGATGCATATACCCCCAATCCGTCGGACATGGACGTCATGTTGCACTTTGACACCCTGATAAAATGCTCTCCATCAGGCGTCGTATCTCTTTTGGCGTCTTTCTGGCCACGCGGATGGCCTAGCCTTGCTCCTTGTTCTCCTTGGACCCACGATATGCCTCGAAATCGACACCATCGAAGCTGCTTTCGACGTTGAGCAATTCCAATCAGGCTACCCAAGGTCGCGTGCGGCGTTCACCCGGCTGGACAAGCTGCAGGAAAGCACGAGCAGAATCGTTGTTTCCCGCTGTTTGGCTCTCTTTCTCCTGTTATTCGATTGTCAAGTTTTTGGAGAAGTGGTATCGGGGCATATGCCTTCTTTGGTTCAGCTTCGGAGCGAGACTTGCACGCTGCCCATCATCTTACCCCGCTCACACTATCCTTGGCTTACTGGTTTCGCTGGCTGGAGTTCCCGGCGCGAAGCACCTAGTGGCAGGTTATGACCTGGTTTTGACGCGTCGTTTTGGGTTGGGTTAATGGGGGGCAGGGATTGCAATGACGGCCGGCTGTTTGCTGTCGCGGATGTAGTGGCCTGCGATCGGCCGGCCGTCTCTTTGTTTGTTTGACGTTTGCAAAACAAAAGTTCATGGGTGGGGGGGAGAGGCATAGAAAAAGGTACTGATGTTCGCTCTTCTCTGGCATGATCTCGATCTAATAGAATGGATGCTGTCGCCAGCTTTCGCCCTACTACTACCCTCTCAGCgtctcttctcttcctcgaccTGCCGTGAGAGGTTCGGCCGAGCCGTGTTTCACATTGATATGCCCAGTGTTTTGTCGTTCGTGGTCGCCTCGTTCGTGGGGTccctgtgtgtgtgcatcCCGGCTCGGCCACTTCTTGACCACAGAGGGCGCGATGCCTGCCCCCTTTTCCACCCCTTCCCCCCAGCAATCCGTAGTTGTGTGACCCGCGTCGTCCCCCAAATGTtcgtgtgtggtgtgtgcGTGGTACGTGGTGGTACGTGGTGGTACGTGCTCCATCACCCACGACCACCCACACGCTCACCCGGGCCGGGTTTCCCCAAATGTTGCTCGTCTCCCCCTTTTCCCGGCCCTCCCTCCGgaaaggagagggggggggctcctcgcccgccggcccgccgggTACGGCACCGCGTGGAGTGGATTGGAATGGCACGGGATGGTATAGGATGGGATGGGGTGGAGGGTGAACATCCCGCCTCCGTACCGCATGGTCGATTAAACCGGGGGACACCTCCTTCGGCCAAACGTGCATGTGGGGGTGCTGCAGATCCCCTTTCTACGGGGGGCAGGTACTAGGTGGGTGAGACGACGGACGGCCTTGCGAGCCTACTACGCGATGATTTACCTAGCGGGGGTGGACGATGGATGGGCGATGATCACGATGACGCCAGAAGAGGAGGAATACGATAAGGAAGACACGAGTTGAacgaggagggggagacAAGAGGCGAAAATAGTCTATATTGCAAAAGGGAGGTTCTGACATGAGCAAAACAACCAGACGCACACACCAG
This region of Purpureocillium takamizusanense chromosome 9, complete sequence genomic DNA includes:
- the SFP1 gene encoding Transcriptional regulator of ribosomal biogenesis proteins (COG:D~COG:K~EggNog:ENOG503NZS8): MLRWFQHRDADDAAARSDDSGQRQHQRKGRQGPGRTDSSSLDTSSGGGGLTGPKRTPTSSTSPSSADSAATGPSGSTNNNKLARLGPSAGATASSGQSQSGNSASDLAAWGGPSTRPTPSAATTSPSTGASASASANDSSVSVSALTAVASASRSACASSGTTTCTTTTTPTTAAAAAAAAYSYSASTTPASAHADSPASLINSTASLTQSPSPQPATPPDLFFPRTSKSASTTATVTATATHSSRPLSIVTPPCDEPSSSYTTAAQTFAFTDADLADCDPDVDMTTGALDASGMGRSRQDSFVSAGPKPISMNNQNRDNVNRNRRESLAGSLMGGGMSWGGMSFGSFVRDDIMMQGTSPSPFGNPQSSSFHSSSYLPKLEASFMRDFTCCGKILPNLHDLLQHYEEAHTQASPNSSRNNNFSQFGQVGMQPGSAMGSSRTTPTPGQINTGCAGHAPAAGSGFQLPGAPNAMGNGGQMNPTLATNMNDDMDAVADMEMDDAIGTMELDDGNRMHHARMFGQQQRPQLDMNTSGLTQGLRTSQPPTPAAVSFGLQNNPTVSSVNTPTLATQQQLPQQGQQPTGMDGMDEDLPGMPMGGNSGGDIGDGTFSNGNNDSNFCINDPGKHLFSPNGAFPPGNRTIQQQLAALGLQQGQFADPEANKVLLQRLQTMMMPEEHKPFKCPVIGCEKAYKNQNGLKYHKAHGHQTQQLHENGDGTFSIVNPETSAPYPGTLGMEKEKPFNCETCGKRYKNLNGLKYHKAHSLPCNPEFKMQALAAGLTLPSLPGVNPGGATEDQAMQQ